In a genomic window of Erigeron canadensis isolate Cc75 chromosome 5, C_canadensis_v1, whole genome shotgun sequence:
- the LOC122602266 gene encoding dynamin-related protein 5A-like: protein MATPTKTSSSSSRKHKQSQHKTVDPSSSINSRFEAYNRLQAAAVAFGEKLPIPEIVVIGGQSDGKSSLLEALLGFRFNVREVEMGTRRPLILQMVHDPTALHPKCRFQEEDSEEYGNSMMLASEIADTIKSRTDAMLKKTKTAVSSKPIAMRAEYAHCPNLTIIDTPGFVLKAKKGEPESTPEEILSMVKSLASPPHRILVFLQQSSVEWCSSLWLDSIREIDPTLRRTIIVVSKFDNRLKEFTDRWEVDSYLSASGYLGENTRPFFVALPKDKTIVSNDEFRRQIAQVDVDILHHLQKSVKGGFDEEKYRSQIGFSCLRDYLESELQKRYKEAAPATLALLEQRCSEVTSELNSMDSKIQATSDVAHLRRSSMLFASAICNHLGALIDGAADPDPEQWGRTTEQERSDSGLGSWPGVVADIKPPNSTLHLYGGAAFERVMHEFRCATYSIECPPVSREKVANIILAHAGRGGGRGFVEAAAELARSAARSWLAPMLDTVCERLAFVLRNLFDLAMQRNHLCHADCKFLNLNKLVDMDGYIGFHAALRHSYNCFITNLAKECKQLVRHHLDSATSPYSQVCYENEVQFGFGGNPYRYQSSASSVCLELSHETPKGQENIPPPPQKKAHEDTTPGKLVEAREAYMTVPETPSPDLPSDGNYVIKKELGKYIEGGAKNRHSRLNNSKQLDSFRIQKGGGNMSLRSGSSYTEICSLAAQHFARIREVLIERSVTSALNSGFLTPCRQRLMMALGLDLFAVNDEKFMDMFVAPGAIDFLQDERESLQKRQKILHSCLAEFKSVAKAL, encoded by the exons ATGGCAACCCCAACCaaaacttcatcatcatcatcaagaaaacacaaacaatCTCAACACAAAACCGTCGATCCTTCGTCTTCCATTAACTCCCGATTCGAAGCCTATAACCGTCTTCAAGCAGCCGCAGTTGCATTTGGTGAAAAACTTCCTATTCCTGAAATTGTAGTCATTGGTGGTCAGTCTGATGGAAAAAGCTCACTCCTTGAAGCACTTCTTGGCTTCCGGTTCAATGTTCGAGAAGTCGAGATGGGTACTCGTAGACCTCTTATATTACAAATGGTTCATGATCCTACTGCTCTCCATCCTAAATGCCGGTTTCAG GAGGAGGATTCCGAGGAATATGGAAATTCTATGATGTTAGCTTCTGAAATTGCAGACACCATTAAATCAAGAACTGATGCAATGTTAAAGAAGACTAAAACTGCTGTCTCTTCTAAGCCGATTGCGATGAGAGCTGAATATGCCCATTGTCCTAATCTCACCATT ATTGACACTCCTGGATTTGTTCTCAAG GCAAAGAAGGGTGAACCAGAAAGCACCCCCGAGGAGATCCTGTCTATGGTCAAGTCATTGGCTAGCCCACCCCACCGCATCCTTGTATTCCTTCAGCAAAGTAGTGTGGAGTGGTGCTCATCTTTGTGGCTTGATTCTATTCGAGAAATTGATCCAACCCTTCGCAGAACAATAATTGTTGTTTCCAAGTTTGATAACCGGCTCAAG GAATTCACCGATCGGTGGGAAGTGGATAGCTATTTAAGTGCAAGTGGTTACCTTGGAGAGAACACAAGACCGTTTTTTGTGGCTCTCCCGAAGGACAAAACGATAGTTTCAAATGATGAGTTTCGTAGGCAAATAGCACAAGTGGATGTTGATATATTGCACCATTTACAAAAATCTGTCAAAGGTGGATTTGATGAAGAGAAATATAGGTCACAAATTGGCTTTAGTTGTCTCAGAGATTATCTAGAATCTGAACTTCAAAAGAGATATAAAGAGGCTGCACCAGCAACTTTGGCATTGCTTGAACAACGTTGCAGTGAAGTCACTTCAGAATTAAATTCCATGGACTCCAAAATACAGGCTACTTCTGATGTTGCTCACCTCCGTAGATCATCAATGTTGTTTGCATCTGCCATCTGCAACCATCTG GGGGCACTGATAGATGGAGCAGCAGATCCTGACCCAGAGCAATGGGGAAGAACCACAGAACAGGAAAGATCAGACAGTGGTTTAGGAAGCTGGCCCGGTGTTGTAGCTGATATAAAGCCACCTAATAGTACTCTTCACCTTTATGGTGGTGCTGCATTTGAAAGAGTTATGCATGAGTTTCGATGTGCTACATATTCTATCGAATGTCCTCCAGTGTCAAGAGAGAAG GTTGCAAATATAATACTTGCTCATGCTGGTCGAGGTGGGGGAAGAGGATTTGTAGAAGCCGCTGCTGAACTGGCACGTTCTGCTGCAAGGTCATGGCTTGCCCCTATGCTTGACACAGTTTGTGAACGGCTTGCATTTGTGCTACGTAACCTCTTCGATTTAGCCATGCAGAGAAATCATCTCTGCCATGCTGATTGTAAGTTCTTAAACTTAAATAAGTTG GTGGATATGGATGGATACATCGGTTTTCATGCTGCTTTAAGGCACTCATACAATTGTTTCATTACAAATCTTGCAAAAGAGTGCAAGCAACTTGTTCGGCATCACTTAGATTCAGCGACTAGCCCCTATTCTCAAGTGTGTTATGAGAATGAAGTCCAATTTGGTTTTGGAGGAAACCCTTATAGATACCAATCTTCAGCTAGTTCAGTATGTCTTGAGTTGTCACATGAAACGCCGAAAGGCCAAGAAAATATACCCCCACCTCCACAAAAGAAGGCTCATGAGGACACTACACCTGGAAAACTTGTGGAAGCACGAGAAGCTTATATGACCGTTCCTGAGACGCCTTCACCTGACCTGCCGTCTGATGGAAACTATGTCATTAAGAAGGAACTAGGGAAGTACATAGAAGGTGGAGCTAAGAATCGTCATTCTAGATTAAATAACAGCAAACAGTTGGATAGTTTCAGAATTCAAAAAGGAGGTGGCAATATGAGCTTACGATCAGGCTCATCATACACAGAGATCTGTTCTTTAGCTGCACAGCATTTTGCACGCATACGTGAAGTGTTGATTGAACGCAGTGTGACTTCAGCGTTAAATTCTGGCTTTCTAACCCCATG TCGCCAACGTCTTATGATGGCACTAGGACTGGATCTATTTGCTGTGAATGATGAGAAATTTATGGACATGTTTGTTGCCCCGGGAGCAATTGATTTCCTCCAGGATGAACGAGAGTCTCTTCAGAAACGTCAAAAGATCTTGCACAGTTGCTTGGCTGAATTCAAATCTGTTGCAAAAGCACTCTAA